In a single window of the Pandoraea pulmonicola genome:
- the uppS gene encoding polyprenyl diphosphate synthase: protein MGFLSSMLTVPETASIPRHVAIVMDGNGRWATSRKLPRVAGHKRGVDAVREAVTACAELGVEYLTLFAFSSENWRRPQDEVSTLMQLFILALEREVGKLHSNGIRLRVIGALEAFEPRIQELVQRAEERTQDNKGLTLTIAANYGGRWDILQAARKLAAARVAQGGGAALEQAFSEEDLAPYLSMAYAPEPDLFIRTGGDQRISNFLLWQLAYTELYFTEEFWPDFNAETLKRAIAEFQQRERRFGRTSAQVQNPSGQSA, encoded by the coding sequence ATGGGTTTTCTCAGCTCTATGCTCACCGTTCCCGAGACAGCGAGCATCCCACGCCACGTCGCCATCGTTATGGATGGCAACGGGCGTTGGGCTACCAGTCGTAAATTGCCGCGCGTAGCGGGACACAAGCGCGGCGTCGACGCCGTGCGCGAAGCGGTGACGGCGTGTGCCGAGCTCGGCGTCGAGTACCTGACCCTGTTCGCGTTCAGTTCGGAGAACTGGCGACGCCCGCAGGACGAGGTCTCGACGCTGATGCAGCTCTTCATCCTCGCGCTGGAGCGCGAAGTGGGCAAGCTGCACAGCAATGGCATCCGTCTACGCGTCATCGGCGCGCTCGAAGCGTTCGAGCCGCGCATTCAGGAGCTCGTCCAGCGTGCCGAAGAGCGCACGCAAGACAACAAGGGCCTCACGCTTACCATCGCCGCCAACTATGGTGGACGCTGGGACATTCTGCAGGCTGCTCGGAAGCTCGCTGCCGCACGCGTTGCGCAGGGCGGGGGCGCGGCGCTGGAACAGGCGTTCAGCGAGGAGGATCTCGCTCCTTATCTGAGCATGGCCTACGCGCCGGAGCCCGATCTGTTTATCCGTACCGGCGGCGACCAGCGGATCAGTAATTTTCTGCTTTGGCAACTGGCGTACACTGAACTGTATTTCACCGAAGAATTCTGGCCGGACTTCAACGCCGAAACGCTCAAGCGGGCGATCGCCGAGTTTCAGCAACGCGAACGCCGTTTCGGTCGTACCAGTGCGCAAGTCCAGAACCCCTCAGGACAATCCGCCTGA
- a CDS encoding phosphatidate cytidylyltransferase, with translation MLKTRVITAVVLLAILLPVIFVGTPAQFALLAAVIVAAAGWEWGRLVGLNGAGAVFYGALALLGVGLTWGGGWTFSGLWLKPAAIFWLLAGPYTLMRKPATKGAWRGLLLVAGPVLLIAAWQALCLARERGVAFLLSVLVIVWLADTGAYFAGRAFGRRKLAPSISPGKSWEGAIGGWLLVLVVAAVVLASGLQAPTIVSHLASTLGLALGVLALTLLVAFSVVGDLFESQLKRQAGVKDSSALLPGHGGVLDRIDALLPVLPLALLFV, from the coding sequence ATGCTCAAGACACGCGTCATTACCGCTGTCGTACTTCTCGCCATTCTGTTGCCTGTGATCTTCGTCGGTACGCCGGCGCAGTTCGCATTGCTCGCGGCCGTCATCGTTGCAGCGGCGGGCTGGGAGTGGGGGCGGCTGGTCGGACTTAACGGTGCCGGCGCGGTTTTCTACGGTGCGCTCGCGCTGCTGGGCGTCGGTCTCACGTGGGGTGGCGGCTGGACTTTCTCGGGCCTCTGGCTCAAGCCCGCGGCCATTTTCTGGCTGCTTGCGGGACCTTACACCTTGATGCGCAAACCTGCGACGAAGGGCGCCTGGCGCGGTCTGTTGCTCGTCGCCGGCCCGGTGCTGCTGATCGCGGCATGGCAGGCGTTGTGCCTGGCACGCGAACGCGGCGTGGCATTCCTGTTGTCGGTGCTCGTGATCGTTTGGCTGGCCGATACCGGCGCCTACTTTGCCGGGCGCGCCTTCGGGCGTCGCAAGCTGGCGCCGTCCATCAGTCCCGGCAAGTCGTGGGAAGGCGCGATCGGCGGATGGCTGCTCGTGCTGGTGGTCGCCGCAGTCGTGCTGGCGAGCGGTCTGCAGGCGCCGACCATCGTCTCCCATCTCGCCAGCACGCTTGGACTGGCTCTCGGCGTTCTGGCGCTCACGCTGCTGGTGGCGTTCTCGGTCGTGGGCGACCTGTTCGAATCTCAACTCAAACGGCAGGCCGGCGTGAAGGATTCCAGCGCGCTGCTGCCCGGCCACGGAGGCGTGCTCGACAGAATCGACGCATTGCTCCCGGTGCTCCCGTTGGCTCTGCTCTTCGTCTGA
- the ispC gene encoding 1-deoxy-D-xylulose-5-phosphate reductoisomerase codes for MSQRLSILGSTGSIGVSTLDVVGRHPDRFTVYALSAHRNLDRLFEQCVAHRPQVAVVADADGARSLAARLAEAGLKIEVAYGPQALVDVAEASQATTVVAAIVGAAGLQSTLAAARAGKRILLANKESLVLSGALFMATAERAGATLLPLDSEHNAIFQCLPQVAGESRIATHGVEKLVLTASGGPFRERELASLENVTPDEACAHPNWVMGRKISVDSASMMNKGLEVIEAHWLFNMPPEKIEVLIHPQSVIHSMVTYTDGSTLAQLGNPDMRTPIAHALAFPDRVTSGVPSLNLADIARLTFEAPDLRRFPCLRLAFDTLHRGGTAGALLNAANEVAVAAFLEGRIRFTAIAQVVEQVLDAVPVGEATSLDVVLEADRRARELATGIVAKLPAPAFS; via the coding sequence ATGTCGCAACGTCTCTCCATTCTCGGCTCCACTGGCTCCATCGGCGTCAGCACGCTCGATGTCGTTGGCCGACATCCCGACCGGTTCACCGTTTATGCGCTTTCGGCGCACCGCAATCTGGATCGCCTGTTCGAACAATGCGTCGCGCATCGTCCGCAGGTGGCCGTGGTTGCCGATGCCGACGGGGCTCGTTCGCTGGCAGCGCGTCTGGCCGAGGCCGGACTGAAGATCGAGGTCGCGTACGGTCCCCAGGCGTTGGTGGACGTCGCCGAAGCGTCGCAAGCCACGACCGTCGTGGCGGCGATCGTCGGCGCCGCCGGCCTTCAGTCGACGCTCGCCGCCGCTCGCGCGGGCAAGCGTATTTTGCTGGCGAATAAGGAATCGCTCGTGCTCTCGGGGGCGCTGTTCATGGCAACGGCCGAGCGCGCCGGCGCGACGCTGCTGCCGCTCGACAGTGAGCACAACGCCATTTTTCAATGCCTGCCGCAGGTTGCCGGCGAGAGCCGGATTGCCACGCACGGCGTGGAGAAGCTCGTGCTGACCGCGTCCGGCGGTCCGTTCCGCGAGCGCGAGTTGGCGTCGCTGGAAAATGTGACGCCTGACGAAGCGTGCGCACACCCGAACTGGGTCATGGGCCGCAAGATCTCGGTCGACTCGGCGAGCATGATGAACAAGGGGCTGGAAGTCATCGAGGCCCACTGGCTGTTCAACATGCCGCCCGAGAAGATCGAAGTCCTGATCCATCCGCAAAGCGTGATTCATTCGATGGTCACGTACACGGACGGCTCCACGCTCGCCCAGCTTGGCAACCCCGACATGCGTACACCGATCGCGCACGCGCTGGCGTTCCCCGATCGGGTGACGTCGGGCGTGCCGAGTCTCAATCTTGCGGACATCGCGCGTCTGACTTTCGAAGCACCGGATCTGCGTCGTTTTCCGTGCCTGCGTCTGGCGTTCGATACGCTGCATCGCGGCGGCACGGCGGGGGCGTTGCTCAATGCGGCCAACGAAGTCGCCGTCGCGGCCTTCCTCGAAGGGCGAATCCGCTTCACGGCCATCGCGCAGGTGGTCGAGCAGGTACTCGACGCCGTGCCGGTGGGCGAGGCCACGTCGCTTGACGTCGTGCTCGAAGCCGATCGTCGTGCCCGCGAACTGGCGACCGGCATCGTCGCCAAATTGCCCGCGCCGGCGTTTTCCTGA
- the rseP gene encoding RIP metalloprotease RseP has translation MNLLTTLLAFAVAIGVLVVFHELGHYTVARLCGVKVLRFSVGFGAPLLKWTMGRDRTEWTVCALPLGGYVRMLDERDETQIVAPEDRDRAFNRQSVYKRFAIVAAGPIANFLLAIALYAGLNLAGVTEPVARVAPPAAGTLAARAGLSGGEVITGVRENGNGPDAAVGDEAPVRSWEDLRWRLVDPMIEGQRVTLVARTRDGRAEYTLDAAGQHLDADGDQDFMQRLGLVPSARVKVGQLTPGGVAEKAGLRVGDEITAVDGSPLTSAKALVDAVRAHPGKPMTLTVRRDGGVRNVTLTPSAEVDAAGQGAAAGARVGKIGAALASQIDSVTVRYGLFEAIGRGAQRTWDVTAFSVRMFGKMITGQASLKNLSGPVTIADYAGRSARLGLDYFVAFLALVSISLGVLNLLPIPVLDGGYLLYYAVEAITGRAVSERWQGALQRVGIVCILALSAVALFNDLSKLLH, from the coding sequence ATGAATCTGCTGACCACGCTGCTTGCTTTCGCCGTCGCCATTGGCGTGCTGGTGGTGTTCCATGAACTGGGCCACTACACGGTGGCACGGCTTTGCGGCGTGAAGGTGTTGCGCTTCTCGGTGGGGTTCGGAGCGCCGCTGCTCAAGTGGACGATGGGGAGAGACCGCACCGAATGGACGGTTTGCGCATTGCCGCTGGGCGGCTACGTTCGCATGCTCGACGAGCGCGACGAGACGCAGATCGTCGCCCCCGAGGACCGGGATCGCGCTTTCAACCGTCAGTCGGTCTACAAGCGCTTCGCCATCGTGGCGGCCGGGCCGATCGCCAACTTCCTGCTTGCCATTGCACTGTACGCCGGCCTGAATCTCGCGGGTGTGACCGAGCCGGTCGCGCGCGTTGCGCCGCCAGCTGCGGGAACGCTGGCCGCACGCGCGGGGCTATCCGGAGGAGAGGTCATTACCGGGGTTCGCGAGAATGGCAACGGTCCCGATGCCGCCGTCGGCGATGAAGCGCCGGTGCGTTCGTGGGAGGATCTGCGCTGGCGACTCGTCGATCCGATGATCGAGGGGCAGCGTGTCACGCTCGTGGCGCGCACGCGCGACGGCCGGGCCGAATACACGCTGGACGCCGCCGGTCAGCACCTCGACGCCGACGGCGATCAGGATTTCATGCAGCGTCTGGGGCTGGTGCCCTCGGCGCGCGTCAAGGTCGGGCAGTTGACGCCCGGGGGCGTGGCCGAGAAGGCCGGGTTGCGCGTCGGCGATGAAATCACGGCGGTCGATGGCAGTCCGCTCACGTCGGCCAAGGCGCTGGTGGATGCCGTGCGCGCCCATCCCGGCAAGCCCATGACGCTCACGGTGCGCCGTGATGGCGGTGTTCGCAACGTGACGCTCACGCCGAGCGCGGAAGTCGATGCGGCGGGCCAGGGTGCGGCAGCCGGGGCGCGCGTGGGCAAGATCGGCGCGGCGCTTGCGAGCCAGATCGACTCGGTAACGGTGCGTTATGGCTTGTTCGAGGCGATCGGTCGCGGCGCGCAGCGCACCTGGGACGTGACCGCCTTCAGCGTGCGCATGTTCGGCAAGATGATCACCGGCCAGGCGTCGCTCAAAAATCTGAGCGGTCCGGTCACGATTGCCGACTATGCCGGGCGTTCGGCGCGGCTGGGTCTCGATTATTTCGTCGCCTTTCTGGCGCTTGTCAGCATTAGTCTGGGCGTATTGAATCTGTTGCCGATTCCGGTTCTGGACGGTGGCTATCTGTTATATTATGCGGTCGAAGCGATTACCGGTCGGGCAGTTTCCGAGCGCTGGCAGGGCGCGCTGCAACGAGTGGGCATCGTTTGCATCCTCGCGCTCTCTGCCGTAGCACTTTTCAACGACCTGTCGAAGTTGCTGCACTAG
- the bamA gene encoding outer membrane protein assembly factor BamA, with protein sequence MSNKYHLVPKTLVIAVLAAHSFLARAVEPFVVKDIRVEGLQRIEPGTVFSYLPVKPGDKFNDDKGTEAIRALYATGLFSDVSVEAQGSVLVVHVNERPAIASIDFLGIKEFDKDGLKKALRSVGLTEGRTFDRNLLDKSEQELKRQYLTRGYYAAEVKTTVTPLERNRVGIQFAVTEGPKATIQQINFVGNKAFSSSDLMSEMELGTPNWLSWYSKNDLYSKDKLTGDLEKLRSFYLNRGYLEFNIDSTDVSITPDKDQMFLTINLHEGEPYKVSDVKLTGEMLGKQDDIQKLVQLKAGDTFSAAKLQASTKAISDLLGNYGFAFANVNAQPTIDRNNHTVALTMTIDPGRRVYVRKINIVGNSRTRDEVIRRELRQLESSWYDADRLKLSQDRINRLGYFTDVNVTTEPVAGSNDQVDLQVKVEEKPTGTINVGAGFSSTDKVVLQAGISQDNVFGSGTSLSVNVNTGKTYRTLAVTQVDPYFTVDGVSRITDVYYRTYQPLLLTSDSDFRINTLGGNLKFGVPFSEVDTVFFGLGFEQTRLHLTSDGTTPQRYVDYAKQFGYVSNNYPLTIGWSRDSRDSALIPNRGHYQQANLEVGTPIGTTKYFRAYYQHQYYYPVSRGFTLALNGEVGYGHGLGGQPFPIFKNYFAGGIGSVRGYEPSSLGPRDTNGEPLGGASKLIGNIELTFPLPGTGYDRTLRIFTFFDGGNVFDNGQAITVNNLRYSYGFGLSWISPIGPLKLSMGFPLVKKTGDQYQKFQFQVGTSF encoded by the coding sequence TTGTCGAATAAATACCACCTTGTTCCGAAGACCCTGGTGATTGCGGTTCTGGCGGCACACAGTTTCCTGGCGCGCGCCGTCGAGCCGTTCGTGGTCAAGGATATCCGAGTGGAGGGCTTGCAGCGCATCGAGCCGGGCACGGTGTTCTCCTACCTGCCGGTCAAGCCGGGTGACAAGTTCAACGACGATAAGGGCACCGAAGCAATTCGTGCCCTTTATGCAACGGGCCTGTTCTCGGACGTGAGCGTTGAAGCGCAAGGCAGCGTGCTGGTGGTGCACGTCAACGAGCGTCCCGCGATCGCGAGCATCGACTTCCTCGGCATCAAGGAATTCGACAAGGACGGTTTGAAAAAGGCTCTGCGTTCGGTCGGCCTGACCGAAGGTCGCACCTTCGACCGCAACCTGCTCGACAAGTCGGAGCAGGAACTCAAGCGTCAATATCTCACGCGCGGTTACTATGCTGCCGAGGTGAAGACGACGGTCACACCGCTCGAGCGCAACCGCGTGGGCATTCAGTTCGCGGTGACGGAAGGCCCGAAGGCAACGATCCAGCAGATCAACTTCGTCGGCAACAAGGCGTTCTCCTCGTCGGACCTGATGTCTGAAATGGAGCTCGGTACGCCCAACTGGCTGTCGTGGTACTCGAAGAACGATCTGTACTCCAAGGACAAGCTCACCGGCGATCTGGAAAAGCTGCGTTCGTTCTATCTGAACCGTGGCTATCTGGAATTCAACATCGACTCCACCGACGTCTCGATCACGCCGGACAAGGATCAGATGTTCCTGACCATCAACCTGCACGAAGGCGAGCCGTACAAGGTTTCGGACGTCAAGCTCACCGGCGAGATGCTCGGCAAGCAGGACGACATCCAGAAGCTCGTGCAACTGAAGGCCGGCGACACGTTCTCCGCCGCCAAGCTGCAGGCGAGCACCAAGGCGATTTCCGATCTGCTCGGCAACTACGGCTTTGCGTTCGCCAATGTGAACGCCCAGCCGACGATCGATCGCAACAACCACACGGTGGCCTTGACGATGACGATCGATCCGGGCCGCCGCGTGTACGTCCGCAAGATCAACATCGTGGGCAACTCCCGCACGCGCGACGAAGTGATTCGCCGCGAACTGCGCCAGCTCGAGAGCTCGTGGTACGACGCCGACCGTCTCAAGCTCTCGCAGGACCGTATCAATCGTCTCGGCTACTTCACCGACGTGAACGTGACGACCGAGCCGGTGGCCGGGTCGAACGATCAGGTCGACCTCCAGGTGAAGGTGGAAGAAAAGCCGACGGGTACGATCAACGTCGGTGCCGGCTTCTCGTCGACCGACAAGGTCGTGCTGCAGGCCGGTATCAGCCAGGACAACGTGTTTGGGTCGGGCACGTCGCTGTCGGTGAACGTGAACACCGGTAAGACCTACCGTACGTTGGCGGTCACGCAAGTCGACCCGTACTTCACGGTCGACGGCGTGAGCCGCATCACCGACGTCTACTACCGTACGTACCAGCCGCTGCTGCTCACGAGCGACTCGGACTTCCGTATCAACACGCTGGGTGGCAACCTCAAGTTCGGTGTGCCGTTCTCGGAAGTCGACACGGTCTTCTTCGGTCTGGGCTTCGAACAGACGCGTCTGCACCTGACGAGCGACGGCACCACGCCGCAGCGCTACGTCGACTACGCGAAGCAGTTCGGTTATGTCAGCAACAACTATCCGCTCACGATCGGCTGGTCGCGCGACTCGCGCGACAGCGCGCTGATCCCGAACCGCGGTCATTATCAGCAGGCCAACCTGGAAGTCGGCACGCCGATCGGGACGACCAAGTACTTCCGTGCCTACTACCAGCACCAGTACTACTATCCGGTGAGCCGCGGTTTCACGCTGGCACTGAACGGCGAAGTGGGCTACGGTCACGGGTTGGGCGGTCAGCCGTTCCCGATCTTCAAGAACTACTTCGCGGGCGGTATCGGTTCGGTGCGTGGTTATGAGCCGAGCTCGCTGGGTCCGCGGGATACGAACGGCGAACCGCTGGGCGGCGCCTCGAAGCTGATCGGTAACATCGAACTGACGTTCCCGCTGCCGGGCACGGGTTACGATCGCACGCTGCGCATCTTCACGTTCTTCGACGGTGGTAACGTGTTCGACAACGGCCAGGCGATTACCGTCAATAACCTGCGCTATTCTTATGGTTTCGGCCTGTCATGGATTTCGCCGATCGGCCCGCTCAAGCTCTCGATGGGTTTCCCGCTCGTCAAGAAGACGGGCGACCAGTACCAGAAATTCCAGTTCCAGGTCGGTACGTCGTTCTGA
- a CDS encoding OmpH family outer membrane protein, whose amino-acid sequence MNGIRKHCLRGLAAALLAGVAFAATAQDARIAAVNSDRILRDSAPAKAAQAKLEAEFSKRDADLQSMAQRLKAMSDKLDKDNPTLSDAERAKRQRDLAAADTEFQRKQREFREDLNQRRNEELAAVLDRANRVIKQIAETEKYDLIVQEAVYVSPRIDITDKVLKTLNGGSGSGK is encoded by the coding sequence TTGAACGGTATCCGTAAGCATTGCCTGCGCGGCCTCGCCGCGGCGTTGCTGGCCGGTGTGGCGTTTGCCGCCACGGCTCAGGATGCGCGCATCGCCGCGGTCAATTCGGATCGCATTCTGCGCGATTCTGCACCGGCCAAGGCGGCCCAAGCCAAGCTCGAAGCCGAGTTCTCCAAGCGGGATGCGGATCTGCAGAGCATGGCGCAACGTCTCAAGGCGATGTCGGACAAGCTCGACAAGGACAATCCCACGTTGTCCGATGCCGAGCGCGCCAAGCGTCAGCGTGATCTGGCTGCGGCCGACACCGAGTTCCAGCGCAAGCAGCGCGAGTTCCGTGAAGACCTGAACCAGCGTCGCAACGAAGAACTCGCCGCCGTGCTCGACCGCGCCAACCGCGTCATCAAGCAAATTGCCGAGACCGAAAAGTACGATCTCATCGTGCAGGAAGCAGTCTACGTGAGCCCGCGTATCGACATCACCGATAAGGTGCTCAAGACCCTGAACGGCGGTTCGGGCAGCGGCAAGTGA
- the lpxD gene encoding UDP-3-O-(3-hydroxymyristoyl)glucosamine N-acyltransferase has translation MSVSMAQLVARFGGDLVGDGEVTVEGLAPLDRAGARQLAFLSNPLYLAEVPKSGAAAVILSKADFDKLPSHDGRTWIIAPNPYAYFARVAQMFAQAAAPVSAPGVHPSAVVDATAVVPASCVIGPNVVIEAGVRLGERVRLMANVFVGRGTTLGDDVLVYPNVTIYHTSVIGARCVIHAGAVIGSDGFGFAPDFSATGGEWVKIPQVGRAVIEDDVEIGASTSIDRGAMADTVIERGCKIDNQVQIAHNVRVGAYTVIAACTGVAGSSTIGKFCMLGGAVGVAGHVTIGDRVIVTAKSGVSKSIPGPGTYTSAFPAIPNAEWNKNAAIMRNLDKMRDRVRQLEAKVKDLQDK, from the coding sequence CTGTCGGTTTCAATGGCTCAACTGGTGGCCCGCTTCGGCGGAGATCTGGTGGGCGACGGTGAGGTGACGGTCGAGGGCCTCGCGCCGCTGGACCGCGCCGGAGCCCGTCAACTCGCATTCCTGTCCAATCCGCTGTATCTCGCCGAAGTGCCCAAGTCGGGCGCGGCGGCGGTGATTCTCTCCAAGGCCGATTTCGATAAGCTGCCGTCGCACGACGGCCGCACCTGGATCATCGCGCCGAATCCTTACGCGTATTTCGCCCGTGTGGCGCAGATGTTCGCGCAGGCGGCCGCACCAGTGTCCGCGCCCGGGGTTCATCCGAGCGCTGTGGTCGACGCGACGGCTGTCGTGCCGGCATCCTGCGTGATCGGCCCGAACGTCGTCATCGAGGCGGGCGTGCGTCTGGGCGAGCGCGTGCGTCTGATGGCCAACGTCTTCGTTGGTCGCGGCACCACGTTGGGCGACGACGTGCTCGTCTATCCGAACGTCACGATCTATCACACGAGCGTGATCGGCGCGCGTTGCGTGATTCACGCGGGCGCGGTGATCGGCTCCGACGGGTTCGGCTTCGCGCCGGACTTCTCGGCCACGGGCGGCGAGTGGGTGAAGATTCCGCAAGTCGGCCGTGCCGTGATCGAGGACGACGTGGAGATCGGCGCCTCGACCTCCATCGACCGCGGTGCGATGGCCGATACGGTGATCGAGCGCGGCTGCAAGATCGACAACCAGGTGCAGATCGCACACAACGTGCGTGTCGGCGCCTATACCGTGATTGCCGCCTGTACGGGCGTTGCCGGCAGCAGTACCATCGGGAAGTTCTGCATGCTGGGCGGTGCCGTGGGCGTGGCCGGGCATGTGACCATCGGCGACCGGGTCATCGTGACGGCTAAATCGGGGGTCTCGAAGTCGATCCCCGGTCCGGGCACGTATACGAGCGCGTTTCCGGCGATTCCGAACGCCGAATGGAACAAAAACGCGGCGATCATGCGCAATCTGGACAAGATGCGCGATCGTGTGCGTCAACTTGAAGCGAAGGTCAAAGACCTGCAAGACAAATGA
- the fabZ gene encoding 3-hydroxyacyl-ACP dehydratase FabZ, whose protein sequence is MSETTINIDIHKIMKLLPHRYPMLMVDRVIGLEPHKNIKVIKNVTINEPYFTGHYPQRPVMPGVLIIEAMAQAAALLTFSEEPVHDENTLYYFVGIENVRFRRPVEPGDQIVLDIDFLSERRGFFKFKGKALVEGEIAAEAEFMCMVKKNGE, encoded by the coding sequence ATGAGCGAGACCACTATCAATATCGACATCCACAAGATCATGAAGCTGCTGCCGCATCGGTATCCGATGCTGATGGTGGACCGCGTGATCGGACTGGAGCCGCACAAGAACATCAAGGTCATCAAGAACGTCACGATCAATGAGCCGTACTTCACGGGGCATTATCCGCAGCGTCCGGTCATGCCGGGTGTGCTGATCATCGAAGCGATGGCGCAGGCCGCCGCATTGCTGACGTTCTCCGAAGAGCCGGTGCACGACGAAAACACGCTCTACTATTTCGTGGGCATCGAGAACGTCCGCTTCAGGCGTCCTGTCGAACCGGGCGATCAGATCGTGCTCGACATCGATTTCCTGAGCGAACGTCGCGGGTTCTTCAAGTTCAAGGGCAAGGCTCTGGTGGAAGGCGAGATCGCGGCGGAAGCCGAGTTCATGTGCATGGTCAAGAAGAACGGCGAATAA
- the lpxA gene encoding acyl-ACP--UDP-N-acetylglucosamine O-acyltransferase, translating to MTNIHPTAVVDRNAQLADGVVVGPYAIVGPNVTLGAGTQILSHTVVDGHTTLGEGNKIGPFASIGGSPQDMKYAGEPTRLVIGDRNTIREFTTIHTGTVQDGGLTSVGDDNWIMAYVHIAHDCHVGNHTVFSSNAQLAGHVNVGDWAIIGGMTGVHQFVRIGAHSMVGGASVLVQDVPPFVIASGDRAVPYGINVEGLRRRNFTAEAITALRHAYKLLYKSGLTLDEAKVQIEAFGNAGASDVFDAVRTLLDFLNTSTRGIVR from the coding sequence ATGACGAATATTCATCCCACCGCGGTCGTCGATCGGAACGCGCAACTGGCCGACGGCGTTGTCGTTGGTCCGTATGCGATCGTCGGGCCGAACGTCACGCTCGGCGCCGGGACACAGATTCTTTCGCACACCGTTGTCGACGGTCATACGACGCTGGGCGAGGGCAACAAGATCGGCCCGTTCGCGTCGATCGGCGGCAGCCCGCAGGATATGAAGTACGCAGGCGAGCCGACCCGGCTCGTCATCGGCGACCGCAACACGATCCGCGAATTCACGACGATCCACACCGGTACGGTGCAGGACGGCGGCCTGACCAGCGTCGGCGACGACAACTGGATCATGGCGTATGTGCATATCGCACACGATTGCCACGTGGGCAACCACACGGTGTTTTCCAGCAATGCGCAGTTGGCCGGTCACGTCAACGTCGGTGACTGGGCGATCATCGGCGGCATGACGGGCGTGCACCAGTTCGTGCGCATCGGTGCGCACTCGATGGTCGGTGGTGCGTCGGTACTCGTGCAGGACGTGCCGCCGTTCGTCATCGCGTCGGGCGACCGTGCGGTGCCGTACGGTATCAACGTCGAAGGTCTGCGTCGCCGCAACTTCACGGCCGAAGCGATCACCGCACTGCGTCACGCCTACAAGCTGCTCTACAAGAGCGGACTTACGCTCGACGAAGCCAAGGTGCAGATCGAGGCGTTCGGCAATGCCGGCGCTTCCGACGTCTTCGACGCCGTGCGTACGCTGCTCGATTTCCTCAACACCAGCACGCGCGGTATCGTGCGCTGA
- the lpxB gene encoding lipid-A-disaccharide synthase, with protein sequence MSPTLPGAGQRTLAMVAGELSGDLIAGNVLAGLKQSLPSDIAYTGVGGPHMAEEGFEADFPIDKLSVMGYVEVIKHLREILSIRKQLRERWLADKPLAFVGFDAPDFNFDLEIKLREAGVPTIHFVSPSIWAWRGGRIKKIKRAVDHMLCLFPFEPEIYHRAGIDATFVGHPMADKIPMVPDVSGARAKLALSGNGPVVAILPGSRTSEVQRLTPVFFAAMRLLAKREPSIRFVLPAATPRLHAMMQPIFDAHGDLNLTVIDGQAPLALEAADSVLLASGTATLEAALYKKPMVISYKVPWLTAQIMKRQGYLPYVGLPNILSGEFVVPELLQHFATPEALADAVWQQLTDPALRESLQARFTKVHEQLRQNTAARSAEVIERVLREKGRI encoded by the coding sequence ATGTCGCCGACCCTTCCCGGCGCCGGCCAGCGAACCCTGGCGATGGTGGCCGGGGAACTGTCCGGCGATCTCATTGCAGGCAACGTCCTTGCCGGCCTCAAGCAGAGCCTGCCGTCCGACATCGCATACACGGGTGTCGGCGGTCCGCACATGGCGGAAGAGGGCTTCGAGGCCGACTTCCCGATCGACAAGCTCTCGGTCATGGGCTATGTCGAAGTCATCAAGCATCTGCGCGAGATCCTCTCGATCCGCAAGCAGCTCCGCGAACGCTGGCTGGCCGACAAGCCGCTGGCATTCGTCGGCTTTGACGCTCCCGATTTCAACTTCGATCTCGAGATCAAGCTGCGTGAGGCGGGTGTGCCCACGATTCACTTCGTGAGTCCGTCGATCTGGGCATGGCGCGGCGGGCGCATCAAAAAGATCAAGCGCGCGGTCGATCACATGCTCTGCCTGTTCCCGTTCGAGCCGGAGATCTATCATCGTGCGGGGATCGACGCCACGTTCGTCGGTCACCCGATGGCGGACAAGATTCCGATGGTGCCTGACGTGAGCGGCGCGCGTGCGAAGCTGGCGCTGTCTGGCAACGGGCCAGTGGTCGCCATTCTGCCGGGCAGTCGGACGTCGGAGGTGCAGCGCCTCACCCCGGTCTTCTTTGCCGCGATGCGTCTGCTCGCCAAGCGCGAACCGTCGATCCGTTTCGTGCTGCCGGCGGCCACGCCGCGCTTGCACGCGATGATGCAGCCGATCTTCGACGCCCATGGCGACCTCAATCTGACGGTGATCGACGGCCAGGCGCCGCTCGCGCTCGAAGCCGCCGACAGCGTGCTGCTCGCGAGTGGTACGGCAACGCTCGAAGCGGCGCTGTACAAGAAGCCGATGGTGATTTCGTACAAAGTGCCCTGGCTCACCGCGCAGATCATGAAGCGTCAGGGATATCTGCCGTACGTCGGGTTGCCCAACATCCTGTCTGGCGAATTCGTCGTGCCGGAACTGCTTCAGCATTTTGCGACGCCCGAGGCGCTGGCGGATGCCGTCTGGCAGCAGTTGACCGATCCCGCCTTGCGGGAGTCGCTGCAGGCGCGTTTCACGAAGGTTCACGAGCAACTGCGCCAGAACACGGCGGCGCGCTCGGCCGAGGTCATCGAGCGCGTGCTGCGCGAGAAGGGGCGGATATGA